The nucleotide window TTTCGATAACTTCATCCAGTAGCTCAAGGATATCATCCTTAATCCCAAGGCGCTCATTACCCACAACTAAAACTGATCGACGCTTAAAAGAGAAGTGATGGATGTTCTGTGAGTTGGATGTTTGTTCTATCCCCACAATAGAGTAACCATCTGCTTTAAGTTTTTTTAGTACTGGGCCTAAGGATCTGTGAGTTGAAACTGTTAGCTCTGAGGTGGCGTCTCTGGCAATTTTACTAATTAATGATGCGTTCCCGCAAATAATCATTTTCTCTACAGCACATGCACTTGCGGTGCGGGCGATCTGAGAAATATTCACGTTGCTCCGCATGGGTACACATGCAATAATCAGCTCACGGGGCTGGATTAAACCTGTTCGAAATTTATGGCGCTGGTGTTCAAATTTTCCCATTATATAGCCTCTGTCTGATCTGTTTTGATAGCATCATCCATGCTCTTTTTATCATAAAACACAGTATCAAGATAAAGGCCTGAAGCGGGAGCTGTACCGGGTGCAGCTTTACGACTCTTTGCCTCTATTATACGGGGAATATCATCGACTTTTGACCTTCCCTCTCCAACCTTAACAAGTGCGCGAACTATATTGCGTACCATTTTATAAAGAAAACCGTCAGCAATAATTGAAAAGCACAGTAAAGAGTCTTTTTCTGTAAGCGTAAGAGAATGAACAGTTCTTACTGATGTTGCCCTTTTATAATTTGGAACTTTGGCAAAGGAAGCAAAGTCTTTAGTCCCTGTAAAATATGAACAGGCTTTATCCATAGCTTTAACATTCAATTTTTCAGGAACATACCAAACTTTTCCATTCATTTCAGATGGCAGCCTGGGGTGGTTCCAGATTTTATAGATGTAACATTTCCCAATTGCGGATTCTCTTGCATGGAAGCTATCAGACATCTTCTTTAAACTGGTGATTTCGATGTTTTTCTCAAGGACACTGTTAAGTTTAAACAAAGCCTCTTTTTCATTGATATCTTTGGGGAGACGAATAGATGCGACTTGTCCTGTTGCATGGGTTCCGCGATCGGTTCGTCCTGATCCTTCAACATTATGGCGCAATCCCAAGCATTTTGTCACAGCATGTTCCAATGCGCCCTGGATCGTAGGCTTGTCTTTATGCCGTTGCCATCCGTAGTAATTCTGCCCATCGTAACGGATATCCATCCTATAATTTGCAAAAGTTATATCATTATTAAAATCTGTCATCAAAAAAACACCTGTTGGGTTGCCTGTGGGCAAATTAAATAATAACGGAACTCACAGTCTGTAAAGCTAATATGTACTTCAACGGAAAAAGTCAGTCAAGGTTTATGTCTGATGAATAAGAACAAGCAAAGTCCATAGGAAAAAGGGGACTTGTCAAAAGGTATGCTTTGAGTTTTTATATATTATTGTCGTTTTTGTTGCTTTTCATAGGCTTCAATAATGCTTGATACAAGTTTATGTCGGACAACATCATTTTTTGAAAAATAAATGAACTCGATTCTATTTATTTTCTTTAACAGACCCTTAGCTTCTATAAGACCGGATTTTTTACCGGCGGGAAGATCAACCTGTGTGATATCTCCTGTAACAATGACTTTTGATCCATAGCCAATTCGTGTCAAAAACATTTTCATTTGTTGTGATGTTGTATTCTGGGCTTCATCAAGAATAATAAAAGAATTGCTCAGGGTTCTTCCCCGCATAAAAGCAAGGGGGGCAATTTCAATGGTGTCCTGCTCTATAAGTGTTTGTACTTTTTCATAGTCCATCATATCATAAAGAGCATCATACAAAGGGCGCAGATAGGGATTTATTTTCTGGGCAAGGTCGCCGGGTAAAAATCCCAGAGTCTCTCCTGCTTCGACCGCAGGCCTTGCTAATATGATTTTTTTGATTTCCCCTCTTGAAAATGCAGCCATTGCCATTGCCATTGCAAGATATGTTTTGCCGGTTCCGGCGGGACCTATGGCAAAAATAATATCATTTTTAAGGCTTGCCTCGGCATATTCTTTTTGGGCAGTATTGCGTGGGGTGATGGGTTTGTTGTTAACTGTTTTAAAAATTGTTGTAGAAAAAATATCTTTGATATGGGAATTATTGTTGTGTTTTATAATTTTTATGGCGGCATCAAAATCAGCTTCATCAAAATAAAATTTATTTTCCAGAAGCTGATAAAGTTGCTGGAGTATTTTTTCAGCAAGATCAGTATTGTGGGCTGTGCCACTAACCAACAAAGAACTGCCCCTTGTATTGATCTCAACATTAAACGCTTTGCAAATTTTATCCAGATTATAGTTGTGATGACCGAAGAGCTCTCTGGTAAGCATCGGATTTTCAAATGTAATGTTTTTCATAATTCATAGAATGCATTTTATTTGCTTACAGGTCAATAAAAATCAATTACTGGCAAAAGATTGGCTGCCAGCTCAGAACACTACTCAGGTCACAAGATTACTCATGTCGCAAAGCAACAATGGGATCAACCCCGGCTGCGCGGGCAGCAGGATAGAGGCCAAAAATGATGCCGATCCCGATGCTCACGATCAGCGGCAAAAATATACTGGCCGGTGTTATGACTGTAGGCATTTTTGCAAACCAGGTGATAAACCAGGGAATGACCATGCCCAGCATAAGCCCGATTATGCCGCCGATTGTAGAAAGCACAACAGCTTCGATAAGAAATTGAATGATAATCTGCCTGCGTCGGGCACCAATGGCTCTGCGGATGCCGATTTCCCTTATCCGCTCGGTCACGGAAGCCAGCATGATATTCATGATCCCTATGCCGCCCACCAGGAGACTTATTCCGGCAATGGACCCCAAAACAATGTTAAAAGTACGTTTTGTGGCTTCCGCCTGTTTGAGCAGGGCAAGGGGAACACTGAGCTGATAGTCAGTTTTTTTGTGAAACAGTGTCAGCATCCGTTCGATGGCTTCAGCCGTGGGTTCCACGCTGGACAGGGTATCCACCTGGACGATAATCTGATGGAGTTCAACCTTTTCACGCAGACGAGATCCCGAAGATCTCTTCATTGTAACATCCCCGAAATAACTCCGGGCCGTTGTTATGGGAATGTAAGCATCAATTTCCTTGTCAGGAATTTGCATGGTTCCTGTCTGCCCGGTTTCGTTTCGAATAATGCCGACAACCTCGAAGCTGTCCCCGCTGATTCGGATCATCTGACCAATGGTGTTCATGCCGGCCAGAAGTTTTCTGGCGCCAAACTCCGTTAAAACAACGACAGGAGCCTTTTTCTCCTGGTCTTCCAGGCTGAGAGTCCTGCCGCCGAGAAGGTCCCTGGGAATCACTTCAAACCATTTTTGGGTGGTCCCCACAACCCGAAGTTCAAGAGAACGCTGCCCGAGACGCGATTGTTTTCTCACAAGTTTCACCGGCACATTCTTTTGAACCGATGAAAAGCTTTCCTGTATCCTGGCATGATCCTGATAGGTCAGCCCGTAGATGCTGATAAACGAACTTGTTGTGCTGTTGCCCTCTTCTTCAACGGATTTAACAGATGAAATAATAATATTGTTACTGCCCAGTTTGCGGATCTGTTCCAGCGCATCCTTGCTTGCGCCCTCCCCAACAGCCAGCATGGCCATAACACTGCCGACACCGAACACCACGCCCAGCATGGTCAGAAATGACCGCAGTTTGTGAAGCAGCAGTGTCTGGATGCCGGACGAAAGTTCCCTGAAAAATTTTATCTGTCTGATGTCAATCCCCTTCGATTCGTTCGATCATCCCGTCTTTCATATAAAGCCGATGCCGGGCATAGTCTGCAATATGAGATTCATGAGTTACCATGATGATAGTTTTGCCTGCCACATGAAATTTATCCAGAAGTTCCATAATCTGTCGGCTGGTTTTGCTGTCCAGATTACCGGTAGGCTCATCCGCCAGAATCAGATCTGGATTTGTTGCCAAAGCCCGTGCAATGGCCACTCTTTGCATCTGCCCTCCGGAAAGCTCTGCCGGGCGGTGATCAAGCCGGTCCTCAAGTCCGACCATGGCGGCAAGCTCCCTTGCATGATCTGCACTCCTATTGGTATCCCAGCCAAGGTAGTAAAGCGGCAGTTCAATGTTCCGCTGCACGGATAATTGAGAAATAAGATTGAAACTCTGAAAAATAAACCCGATATGCCGAAGCCGGATATCGCTTAAGGCATCATCATTCAAGCCGCTGATATCTTTTCCCTGAAAAATATACCGGCCGCTGGTCAGCCTGTCCAGGCAACCGATAATATTCATCATTGTGCTTTTTCCTGACCCGCTGAAACCCATGATAGCCCAGAAACTTCCCTTGGAAAAGCAGATATCTATCCCTCCTAACGCTGCTACTTTCTGACTGCCCATAGTGTAAATCTTCCGGGCATTTTCAAGCCTGGCAATAATGTCCGGTCCGCTGCCTGATGGTGAAGATGCCATGATTTTATTGTCCGTCCTGTTGTTTCACGGGCCGATTCCTTTTTTTGGAAGTTGTTTTTGCAGGTATTGCTGCAGATACGTCCGGTTGTTTTGTCTTGCTCAGATAATCGACCCCGGCCGCCTTTAAAGGCGGCGTGAGAAGCACACGGTCACCGGGTTCAATGCCTTTGATCACACGAATCATACGATTATTGTCAAGACCTGTCTCCACTGTCCTGGGTTCAAATTGAGTTTTGTTCATCACATAGACTTTAGGAACGCCTTCAATCCTCAGCACCGCCTGAACAGGGACGTACAGGGTGTCGGCATGCTTTTCAATGACTATCTCGGCCTGGCAACTCATCCCGGTACGGACGGCATTGTCCTTCTGATCAAGAAAAATCTGTGTTGTATAAACCTTTAGGTCAGGGTTCATCCATAGGCTCTGGGCATCAGGAAGCGGTGCAATATGAGTTATTCTGCCTGTAAATTTTCTGCCCGGCAACGCGTCCACAGTCACAAACACGGGCAGACCCACGGTTACCTTTTTTAGATTGGATTCATGAATGGCAATCTCAGCATTGCTTGAATTGCCCGTGGGCAGGTAGATAAGCTCCTGGCGTTCTCGGATATCCTGACCCTCCTGCAATGGCTCTGAATTGTGACGGAACAAACCGCCCTGGGCGCTGGTGGCATAAATAACAAGTCCGTCGGCAGGCGCGTAAATTTTTGTCTTGCCAATCTGCTCCTGAAATTTTTCCAGTTTATCCTTCTGGCGCTGATATTCTGCCTGTCGCGCCTTGAGTTCCGCCTTAGCCTGTATCACATCCGCACGGGCTTTGCGCTGAGTTCGTTCCAATGCCATTTGGGCCTGGCTGACATCGCTTTTGCGCTGGGCCAGGTTTCTTTGATGTGTATAATTGACAAGAAGAGCATAATTGTTTTTGGCCAAATCCAGATCCAGGGCTTTTTTCTTTTCCGACAGCTGATCAGCCTGAAGTTCTGTCTGGGAGATATATTTTTCTTTATACAGGGTCTGGGACCATTTCAGGGTATCCCTGACACGGGTGAGTTCTTCTTCGGCAAGAGTGATGTCTGCTTGAGTTTTTTTCAGTTCATTGGGATATTCTCCTTTGGTGTATTTCTTCAAGTCCTGACGGGCAAATTCCAGGGTCAATTGAGCAAGGTCCATATCACTTTTTGCCTGATTTTCAGCAACTGCAAGGCTTTCCTTGGCATTGACATAAGATGCCTCGGCATTCTGCACCTTTATCTCCTGGTCAAGCCTTGAATCAATAAGGGCGCTTGCGTCCAGTTCAACCAGCAAGTCACCTTTTTTAACCCGTGTGCCTTCGGGGATCAGATATATAATCGAAGTTTTTCCCTCCACTTCGTTCTTGATGATGATTTGCTCTCTGGCCTTTATGGTTCCTGATTCAACGACATTGACCGTAAGCGGCCCTCGTTTGACCACAAATGTCGGGGCCTTTTGTGCGTCGGTGTTTGAACTTTTAAAACCGACGGCTGTCAGAACCAGAACAATAACCAGGGCGATAGTTACAGCTACAGCAGTTATAATAACAATTTTATTTTTCAGCATTATTGTCTTTCTCCAAAGAATATTCCTGCCACATACCAGTATCCGTAACTTTAAGCACCCCCATGTCACGCTGGATTTCCAGCTCTGCTATGCGGTAATTCACACGGGCGGATGTCAGACTGAGCTGGGCTGACAACAGAGCATCCTGGGCTTCCAAAAGATCACGGGTTTCAGCTCTTCCTGCATCCATAAACATATTGATGCTTTTAACACGCTTTA belongs to Desulfobacula toluolica Tol2 and includes:
- a CDS encoding TrmH family RNA methyltransferase codes for the protein MGKFEHQRHKFRTGLIQPRELIIACVPMRSNVNISQIARTASACAVEKMIICGNASLISKIARDATSELTVSTHRSLGPVLKKLKADGYSIVGIEQTSNSQNIHHFSFKRRSVLVVGNERLGIKDDILELLDEVIEIPVWGMPHSYNAASAANMALYEYCRQFPEG
- the truA gene encoding tRNA pseudouridine(38-40) synthase TruA, whose translation is MTDFNNDITFANYRMDIRYDGQNYYGWQRHKDKPTIQGALEHAVTKCLGLRHNVEGSGRTDRGTHATGQVASIRLPKDINEKEALFKLNSVLEKNIEITSLKKMSDSFHARESAIGKCYIYKIWNHPRLPSEMNGKVWYVPEKLNVKAMDKACSYFTGTKDFASFAKVPNYKRATSVRTVHSLTLTEKDSLLCFSIIADGFLYKMVRNIVRALVKVGEGRSKVDDIPRIIEAKSRKAAPGTAPASGLYLDTVFYDKKSMDDAIKTDQTEAI
- a CDS encoding PhoH family protein, yielding MKNITFENPMLTRELFGHHNYNLDKICKAFNVEINTRGSSLLVSGTAHNTDLAEKILQQLYQLLENKFYFDEADFDAAIKIIKHNNNSHIKDIFSTTIFKTVNNKPITPRNTAQKEYAEASLKNDIIFAIGPAGTGKTYLAMAMAMAAFSRGEIKKIILARPAVEAGETLGFLPGDLAQKINPYLRPLYDALYDMMDYEKVQTLIEQDTIEIAPLAFMRGRTLSNSFIILDEAQNTTSQQMKMFLTRIGYGSKVIVTGDITQVDLPAGKKSGLIEAKGLLKKINRIEFIYFSKNDVVRHKLVSSIIEAYEKQQKRQ
- a CDS encoding ABC transporter permease — encoded protein: MLGVVFGVGSVMAMLAVGEGASKDALEQIRKLGSNNIIISSVKSVEEEGNSTTSSFISIYGLTYQDHARIQESFSSVQKNVPVKLVRKQSRLGQRSLELRVVGTTQKWFEVIPRDLLGGRTLSLEDQEKKAPVVVLTEFGARKLLAGMNTIGQMIRISGDSFEVVGIIRNETGQTGTMQIPDKEIDAYIPITTARSYFGDVTMKRSSGSRLREKVELHQIIVQVDTLSSVEPTAEAIERMLTLFHKKTDYQLSVPLALLKQAEATKRTFNIVLGSIAGISLLVGGIGIMNIMLASVTERIREIGIRRAIGARRRQIIIQFLIEAVVLSTIGGIIGLMLGMVIPWFITWFAKMPTVITPASIFLPLIVSIGIGIIFGLYPAARAAGVDPIVALRHE
- a CDS encoding ABC transporter ATP-binding protein, with product MASSPSGSGPDIIARLENARKIYTMGSQKVAALGGIDICFSKGSFWAIMGFSGSGKSTMMNIIGCLDRLTSGRYIFQGKDISGLNDDALSDIRLRHIGFIFQSFNLISQLSVQRNIELPLYYLGWDTNRSADHARELAAMVGLEDRLDHRPAELSGGQMQRVAIARALATNPDLILADEPTGNLDSKTSRQIMELLDKFHVAGKTIIMVTHESHIADYARHRLYMKDGMIERIEGD
- a CDS encoding efflux RND transporter periplasmic adaptor subunit, producing MLKNKIVIITAVAVTIALVIVLVLTAVGFKSSNTDAQKAPTFVVKRGPLTVNVVESGTIKAREQIIIKNEVEGKTSIIYLIPEGTRVKKGDLLVELDASALIDSRLDQEIKVQNAEASYVNAKESLAVAENQAKSDMDLAQLTLEFARQDLKKYTKGEYPNELKKTQADITLAEEELTRVRDTLKWSQTLYKEKYISQTELQADQLSEKKKALDLDLAKNNYALLVNYTHQRNLAQRKSDVSQAQMALERTQRKARADVIQAKAELKARQAEYQRQKDKLEKFQEQIGKTKIYAPADGLVIYATSAQGGLFRHNSEPLQEGQDIRERQELIYLPTGNSSNAEIAIHESNLKKVTVGLPVFVTVDALPGRKFTGRITHIAPLPDAQSLWMNPDLKVYTTQIFLDQKDNAVRTGMSCQAEIVIEKHADTLYVPVQAVLRIEGVPKVYVMNKTQFEPRTVETGLDNNRMIRVIKGIEPGDRVLLTPPLKAAGVDYLSKTKQPDVSAAIPAKTTSKKRNRPVKQQDGQ